One Tachypleus tridentatus isolate NWPU-2018 chromosome 3, ASM421037v1, whole genome shotgun sequence DNA window includes the following coding sequences:
- the LOC143245949 gene encoding abnormal spindle-like microcephaly-associated protein homolog has product MRRSAVIIQCRYRAWSLGKRTMLQYHISKGAILTIQAWVRGWICRRLLQKYCNNIVTVQACIRQYLVRKKYIQLKQVVINLQRRYRAVKACRSAKHEFHKVKTAVVTIQAGYRGWKIRQEVRQWHFAATRIQTCFRRYSDRKSFLKLKQAVVVLQKAIKAYLMGQKDRAFYLSLKESVIRIQAAYRGWKLRSALKRRRDGAVIIQTLYRGYRERKKYAAKKRATLVLQAHFRAFLNGRRELERYLVMKKAVLVIQSSWRGHQVRQHLKKEHHAAIIIQRYIRGFIARKNFQRRKRIFSQEKMKEEKASIIIQSYMKMFIARNKFLEMRAACVTLQKYVRGLIKRAEFLQMCRAVTFIQQKFKAKLSGRAEYRRYQLLRNACIKVQAWWRGYVVRKTVGRNRWAATTIQAAYRTHRTRKQFVQLKKTTVLLQQRWKAKLQCRLYHQQFVQFRQSAIIIQSAYRGFVARRITKTMVSARIVQSVIRCVIVRKKFLVMRSSAMKLQSWYRMVLARGKYQKKLRAVYQIQKYFRSWLLAKEVRKGYLELRKSVVIIQACFRATIYRKRFQVVRNRVVYIQTSYRGRKLRQQFLLQRRAAVVIQRWFRAIREDRTQKIRFERLQSSTVKLQAATRGWLVRRQVKRLKAAITIQRWYKSALIKRRYLKIYRPVLLLQVKARSWLQCQQLLQMDQQLEIRVKLQEAVRGFLAQNTWM; this is encoded by the exons ATGCGAAGATCAGCTGTAATAATACAATGTCGTTACCGTGCTTGGAGTTTGGGGAAAAGAACCATGTTACAGTACCACATCAGTAAGGGAGCTATTCTAACAATACAGGCTTGGGTACGGGGGTGGATATGTAGACGATTGCTGCAGAAGTATTGCAATAATATTGTGACAGTGCAAGCATGCATCAGACAATATTTGGTTAGGAAGAAATACATTCAACTGAAGCAAGTGGTCATCAACCTACAAAGAAGATACAGAGCTGTCAAGGCTTGCAGGTCGGCAAAACACGAGTTTCACAAGGTTAAAACTGCAGTCGTAACAATTCAAGCGGGTTACAGAGGCTGGAAAATTCGGCAAGAAGTTCGTCAGTGGCATTTTGCTGCAACAAGGATTCAGACTTGCTTCAGAAGATACTCAGATCGCAAGTCTTTTCTTAAACTTAAACAAGCAGTAGTAGTTTTACAGAAAGCTATCAAAGCATATTTGATGGGACAGAAAGATAGAGCTTTCTACTTGAGCTTGAAGGAGTCTGTGATAAGAATCCAGGCAGCATATCGGGGTTGGAAGCTTCGATCAGCACTGAAACGCAGACGAGATGGTGCTGTAATAATTCAAACTCTTTACAGAGGatatagagagagaaagaaatatgctGCAAAAAAAAGAGCAACATTGGTACTTCAAGCTCATTTCAGAGCTTTTCTGAACGGAAGAAGGGAATTGGAACGTTACTTAGTAATGAAGAAAGCAGTGTTGGTAATCCAGAGCTCTTGGCGAGGGCACCAGGTAAGACAACACTTGAAGAAAGAACACCATGCAGCCATAATCATTCAGAGATACATCAGGGGATTTATTGCTAGAAAGAACTTTCAGAGAAGAAAAA GGATATTTAGTCAGGAAAAAATGAAGGAAGAAAAGGCTTCAATTATAATTCAGTCCTACATGAAAATGTTTATAGCAAGAAACAAGTTTCTGGAAATGAGGGCTGCTTGTGTTACTTTACAAAAGTATGTCCGTGGTTTGATAAAGAGAGCAGAATTTTTACAGATGTGTCGTGCGGTTACATTCATTCAGCAAAAGTTTAAAGCAAAGCTCTCTGGACGAGCTGAGTACAGAAGGTACCAGTTGCTACGTAACGCTTGCATCAAGGTGCAGGCTTGGTGGCGAGGTTACGTTGTAAGGAAAACGGTTGGTCGTAATCGTTGGGCTGCTACCACAATACAGGCTGCATACAGGACACATAGGACAAGAAAACAATTTGTTCAACTGAAAAAGACAACTGTACTTCTTCAACAGAGATGGAAAGCAAAGTTACAATGCAGGTTGTATCATCAGCAATTTGTGCAATTTCGTCAGAGTGCCATAATAATCCAAAGCGCTTACAGAGGCTTCGTGGCAAGGAGAATTACGAAAACCATGGTTTCTGCACGTATTGTTCAGTCTGTCATACGTTGCGTCATTGTAAGAAAGAAATTCTTAGTAATGAGGTCCTCGGCCATGAAGTTGCAGTCTTGGTATCGCATGGTGCTGGCTAGGGGGAAGTACCAAAAGAAACTCAGGGCAGTATATCAAATACAGAAATACTTTCGAAGTTGGTTGTTAGCAAAAGAAGTGAGAAAAGGCTATCTTGAGCTTCGAAAGAGTGTCGTGATAATTCAAGCGTGCTTTAGAGCAACAATATATAGAAAACGGTTTCAGGTTGTGAGAAATCGTGTTGTTTACATTCAAACCTCATATCGAGGGCGAAAACTAAGACAACAGTTTCTTCTCCAGCGAAGAGCTGCTGTTGTGATTCAACGTTGGTTTCGGGCAATACGTGAGGATCGAACACAAAAGATTAG GTTTGAGAGATTACAAAGCAGCACAGTGAAGCTTCAAGCAGCTACAAGAGGTTGGTTAGTACGTCGACAAGTGAAAAGGTTAAAGGCAGCCATTACAATTCAAAGATGGTACAAAAGTGCTCTGATTAAAAGACGTTATCTGAAAATCTATCGGCCAGTGTTACTACTCCAAGTCAAGGCACGTAGTTGGTTACAATGCCAGCAACTTCTTCAGATGGACCAGCAACTTGAAATTAGAGTAAAATTACAAGAAGCTGTTCGTGGTTTCTTGGCTCAAAACACCTGGATGTAA